In the genome of Telluria mixta, the window CGGCCGGCACGTCCATCAGCGACCCCGCCACGTTACCGGCCAGGACGTTCTGCTCCGCCGTGATCTTCGACTTCGACGCCACCGAGATCGCATTGGCGGACGCCTCCGTCAGGTTCTGTCCGAACGGATTCAGCACGGGCGCCGCGCCGTTCTGCGCCAGGATCGCGTTCTGGAAGCGGCTCAGCGAGATGGAGCCGGCCTGGTCCTGCGTCTCCGTCGTGCGCGCCTTCGTGTAGTAGACGTCGTATTTCAGGTCGCGCAGCCAGCGGTCCGACACGTCCGGCAGGCTGCCGCGCAGGCCGAGCGCGATGCGGTAGACCTGGTGATCCGTGTCCGCCACGCGTCCGCCCAGGTCGGAGAAGCGGCGGTTGTAGTTCAACACGGCGAGGCCGTCGCCCGGCGTCGTGGTCAGGCTCGACGTGCCGTTGGTGACGCGCGTCGTACCCGTCTCGCGCAGGTCCAGCTGGCGCAGCACCTCCTGCATCTGCGGGCTCAGGTACGGGTTGTTCGTATTGAAGAGGAAGTTCCCGCTGGCGCTCGTCGGGCCGATCTGCACGCTGGCCGAATTGCTGCTGAAGTGCGCTTCCATGTAGCCGGTCGCGCGGTCGCTGAAATCGTAGTGGGCGAACGCATTGCTCATCCAGCGCTTCTGCGGCGTGACCATGTACGACAGCGGGCCGAGGTCGTACGCGTCGCCCGGCGCCGCGTACGGACGCACCGTCCTGCCGGTCGGGTCGAAGATCGCGCCGAGCGTCGACATGTTCTGCAGGCCGGCCGCGATCAGCGCCGCATTCAGCGCCGGGTTCGACGCGGCGGAACCGACGACGGGCAGGTTGCCGATGCGCCCCGTCGGCACGTTCGACGAGCCGCTGAAGATCAGGCCCGGACGCCCGCCCGCCGACACACAGGTCTGCCCGGCCGGCACCGCGAGCGGCGTGCCGGGACGGGTGGACGACCACGACGACGCCGTCACGCAGCCGTCGCCCATCGACGGCAGCGCCCAGCCGCCACGTTCGCCGCGCGTAAAACCGTCGCGGTCCATGTAGTTGACGGAGACGACGACATTGCCCCTGCCCCCGCCGAAATTGCCGCCCACGGTGAGGTCGACCGAATCGTTCGGCGTGCGCGTGGGCTGGTCGACACTCCTCTGCGCGTTGATCTCCACGCCTTCGAAATTATCGCGCAGGATAAAGTTGACGACGCCGGAGATGGCGTCCGAGCCGTACACGGCCGACGAACCGCCCGTCACCGTCTCCACGCGTTTGACCAGCGCGGCGGGGACCGTGTTGACGTCGGTGGTGAAATCCGGGCCCGTGATGGCGAAGCGGCGGCCGTTCACGAGCACCAGGTTGCGCGTCGGTCCCAGGTTGCGCAGGTTGAGGGTCGACGTGCCGGACGGCTGGCCCGGCTGCACCGTGTTCGCCGTCGGGCTGCTGAGCTGGTTCGCGGTAAACTGCGGCGTATCCGACAGCATCACCTCGAGGTTCTGCGTGCCGGCGAGCCTGAGTTCCTGCGCGTCGACCGTCGTCACGGGCGTCGGGGCGAGGAAGCCGCGGCTGGCCAGGCGCGTGCCGGTCACGATCACCTTCGTTTCTTCGACCTTCGGTGCGTCCGCCTCCTGCGCGCTGGCGTGGCAGCCGAGGTTCGCCGCAATGAGCAGCGCGGACATCGTTGTCGTGTGGTGGGCGCGGGCCCGCTTGTGCTTGCGTCTCGTCTTCATGCCGTTTGTCCTTATGTGTTTTCGATGGCGTAAAGATGGTAGACAGCCGCCGCGAACAGGGTCAATCGGCGACCGCTCAGTGGACTGACCGAAAGGAAATCTGGTCAAAAACGTGATCACAAAGGGAAAAACGGGCGGTTATCATCGGCTGTCGCACCCCTGGAGACACCATGCCCGCCTTTGCCATCGCCGCCCTGCTGATTCTCGTGACGATCCTGCCCGCGCACGCGGCCGGCCGCATCGACCGCCAGGCCCTCGTCGCGCGCCATTCTCCGCACCTGGCGACGCCCGACCCATGGGCGCCGCTCAGCGTCGGCAACGGCCGCTTCTGTTTTACCGCCGACGTGACGGGCCTGCAGACCTTCGCGGATCACTACCGCGAACATGGCATCGGCCTCGAGACCCAGGCACGGTGGGCGTGGCACGAAGACCCGAATCCGCACGGGTACAGGCTCGCGGACGCGAACCAACCCTACACGGCGCACGGCCGGACGGTCGACTATCCGACCAGGATGGACGTGCCGGCCGCCGCCTGGCTGCGCGAGAACCCGCATCCGCAACCGCTCGGCCAGCTCGCGATCGCCTACACGCACCGCGACGGCCGGCCGCTCGCACTGGCGGACGTGGGCGCGATCGACCAGCGCCTCGACCTGTGGCGCGGCATCCTCACGAGCGCGTACACGATCGACGGCGAGCAGGTCGTCGTGACGACGGCCGCCGACCCGGAGCGCGACACGCTGGCCGTGCGCATCGAATCGAAGCTGCTCGCGCGGGGCCTGGCCGTGCGGCTGGCGCTCCCGCGCGGCTATGTCGGGGGCATCAAGCAGAACCCGCCGCTGGACTGGTCGCAGCCGGCATCGCACACGACGGCCGTCGTGACGCGCACGGATCGAACCCTCGTGCTCGCGCACGCACGCGACGGCTGGCGCTACGGCGTGGCGCTGCGCGCCTCAAGCCCCGTGAACATCGCAACACCGGCACCGCACACGTTCGAACTGCGGCCGGTATCCGGCCAGGTGCTCGAATTCACGCTGGCGTATGCGCCGAATGCGCCGGCACCGGATGCAGCGGACGTCTTCGGCCGCAGCGCCGCGCACTGGCCGACGTTCTGGCAGAGCGGCGGCGCCGTCGATTTCAGCGGCAGCACGGACCCGCGCGCGGCCGAGCTGGAACGGCGCGTCGTGCTGTCGCAATACCTCACGGCGATCCAGGCGGGCGGCGATTTTCCGCCGCAGGAAAGCGGGCTGACGACGTCCACGTGGTACGGCAAGCACCACACGGAGATGATCTGGTGGCACACGGCGCACTTCGCGCTGTGGGGGCGTCCGGCCTATCTCGAACGCGCACTCGACTGGTTCCGCGACACGTTGCCCGCCGCGCGCGCCATCGCGGCGTCACGCGGGCTGCAGGGTGCGCGCTGGCCCAAGATGACGAGTCCGCAGGGACGCGAGAGCCCCGGCGGCAATCCACTGATCGTGTGGAACCAGCCGCACCCGATCCACCTCGCGGAACTGCTGTACCGCGACACGCCCACGCGCGCCACGCTCCAGCGCTACCGCGACCTCGTGTTCGCGACGGCCGATGCGATGGCGTCGATGCTCGCGTGGGACGACAGGAACCAGCGCTCGGTCCTCGGCCCGCCGCTGTGGATCGCGCAGGAGATCCACGATCCGGCCGCCAGCATGAATCCGGCCTACGAACTGTCGTACTGGTCGACGGCGCTGGACATCGCGCAGCGCTGGCGCACGCGCCTCGGCCTGCCGCGCAACGGCGACTGGGACGAAAAGCGGCGCCACCTGTCCGCGCTGCCCGTCAAGGACGGCAAGTACGTCGCGCTCGAATCGATCCCGGACACGTGGGACGACGTCGCCAGCCGCCAGGACCACCCGTCGTTCCTGATGGCGCTGGGCCAGCTGCCGGGGGCCGGCGTCGACCGCGCCGTGATGGACCGCACGCTGGATGCCGTCCTCGCACGATGGGACTGGAAGGCGAAGATCTGGGGCTGGGATTATCCGATGATCGCGATGACGGCCGCGCGCCTGGGGCGGCCGGAAACGGCCGTCGACGTACTGATGAAGACGGGCGTACCGAACAACGGCTACACGGCCGCCGGGCACAATCCGAACACGGACTTGCCCGTCTACCTGCCCGGAAACGGCGCCTTGCTGGCCGCCGTCGCGATGATGGCGGGCGGCTGGGATGGCGCGCCCGCCGGGGCGGCCCCCGGCTTTCCGCACGACGGGACCTGGATCGTGCGGGCGGAGGGACTGACGCCGCTGCCCTAGGCCAGCATCGTGCACATCGCGCCCTGCAGGCCGAGGTGTGCACCATCCAGCGCGATGCAGTGCCGCTCCGGCGGCACCTCGGGCGTCACGACGATCACCTTCACGCCCGCCTGCTCCAGCCATTGCACGGACAGGTCGGCCACGTCGCTGTCCGTGATCACCGTGTGCACCTGCTTCAGGCTGCACAGGATCAGGCCCGCGCGGCGCGCGAACTTCGAGCTGTCCACCAGCACGATGAGCTTCTCGGCCTGGCCGATCAGGCGCTTCTCGGCGCGGATCAGCAGCGGATCGGTCTCGACGAGGCCCAGCATCGACAGGCCGGACACGCTCATGAACATCTTCGAGGCGTACTGGTCGCCCGTCGCATCGTTGTCGAACGGGGACAGTATGACGTTCTCGTCGCGGTAGACGGTGCCGCCCGGGATCAGCACTTCGTTTTGGCTCGTCGCCAGCAGCCGGTCGGCCATCAGGAACGAGTTGGTCATGATCTTGAGGCTGCGGTCCGCCAGGAAGTCGGCCATCATGAACGTCGTCGTGCCGCCGTTGATGATGATGGTTTCGCCATCGTCGCACAGTGCGGCGGCGTGGCGTGCGATGGCGTACTTGCGCGCGGCGTTGGCGCGCAGGTTGTCGGCAAAGGTGTCGTTGGCGAGCCCGCCGAGGCGCTTCTTCTGCGGGGACGTTTCGGCCCCGCCGCGCGTGCGGTGGATGAGGTTGCGGGCGGCGAGCCAGCTGATGTCGCGCCGGATCGTGGACGGCGATGCATCCAGCGATTCGACCAGCTCGTGCACGGTGGCCGCCTTGCGCTCGTCGAGCAGCTTGAGCAGGCGGTTGCGACGCTTGTTGATCATGGTGTCTCCTTCTCGATATCGAAATCGATCCGGCATGCGGCGGCCCCGTTTTTAGGTGGTGGATGGGGATCGACGCGTATCGCGTTCATCGTGCCCATGCCGGATCGCGGAAGACCATGATAGCGCACAACAAAGCTGTTAGGAACGCGCGATCGATATCATTTCGAGGCGCAGGAAGACACGCCGCCGCACTCGCGCATCAGTCAGGAAACGCTCAATGTTTTCGCAAACATCGAGCGATTGGATCAGGCTTGGCTCAGGCGGCGGATCAGGGCATCCGGGTCGGCGTCGCGCAGCAGCAACGCCGCATGCGCGGGACGCACGAAGCCCGTGCCGACGAGGTGGTCGACAAAGGCGGCCAGGCCGTCGTAGAAGCCGTTCACGTTGAGGAGGCCGATGGGCTTGGCGTGGATGCCCAGCTGGGCCCACGTGACCATCTCGAACAGTTCTTCCAGGGTGCCCATCCCGCCCGGCATGGCGATGAAGCCTTCGGCCAGGTCGGACATCATTGCCTTCCGTTCGTGCATGTCCTTCACGACGAACAGCCGCGTGAGGCCGGCGTGACCCACTTCGCGCTCGACGAGGTGCCTCGGGATCACGCCCGTCGCGTCGCCGCCGAGGCGCAGCACCTCGTCGGCGATCACGCCCATCAGGCCCACCTTGCCGCCGCCGTAGACGAGGCCGATGTTGTGCTCGACGAGGGCGCGGGCGAGGCCACGGGCGGCGTCGGCATAGACGGGATCGGCGCCCAGCGAGGCGCCGCAGTAGACGGCGATGGATTTCATGTGTTCCTCAGGTTGATTCAGGCGGCAGCTTCGCGAGGAAGTCGTCGGACAGGCGCTGGAACAGCGCGAGCGTCTCGCCGCGCAGGTAAGGGCCCAGCATCGACAGCACCTGGTAGCAGCCGCGCGCGAGCGCGTCCGCGATGGCCTGCTGTTCGCTGTACTTGCGCGGGTTGCGCACGTATTCGTACGACAGCCAGTACGTCGCGACGACGACCATGTTCGTGGCCATGGCACCGATCTGGGCGTCACCCGCTTCGAGCGAGCCCTCGCTGCGCAGGTCTTCGCACAGCTGGCGCGCGACCTTGATCTTGTGGGCGAGGATCGCCTTGAAGTGCAGCTCCAGCTTGCGGTTGCGCGACAGGAGGTCGTTCAGGTCGCGGTAGAAGAACCGGTACTTCCAGATCAGCTCGAACATGAGGTGCAGGTACAGCCACACGTCTTCCATGTTCGAGCGGCGGCCGGCCGGCACGGTCAGCATGCGCTCGATCTCCGCCTCGAACTGGACGAAGATCGAATTCACGATGTCGTCCTTGTTGCGGAAATGGTAGTACAGGTTCCCCGGCGAGATGTTCATCTCGTCGGCGATCACGGTCGTGGTGATGTTCGGTTCGCCGAATTCGTTGAACAGCCGCAGCGACAGCTCAAGGATGCGTTCGCGGGTTCGGCGCGGGGCTTTCTGTTGCATGGAAAGAAATATGGGTTGACTCACCCACAAGGATATCATCGACCGGACGCCGCGGCCACAGCGGCCGCCCCCTCAGGCGTGGACAAGCTGAAGTTCGCGCAGAACGCGCAACACCTCGGCCAGTACGCGGGGGTTGCTGCCCAGCGCCACGTGCCCCACGCCGCCGAACGCGACGTTGCGCGCGCCCGGAAGCAGGCTTGAATCCTGCGGGGCGATGATGTTGTCGTGGTGCGTGTAGATGGAGACGATGCGCGACCGGACGTCCTGGGTGTCGCCCGCTGCGAGGTCGCGCAGCCAGGCGCTGTCCCGGCGCATCTGCGCCGCGTTCGCGCCGAGGCCGAGGTTCGCCAGTACCGTGCCATGGTGCGGCGTGCCGAGCGTGATCAACCTGGCTACGCACGCGCTACCGTGCGCCCGGATCCAGGCGCGCGCGGCCAACCCGCCCATGCTGTGGGCGACGATGGCGATCTGCGCGGCGCCCGTCGCGGCGCACAGCGCCTGCACCCGCGCCTCGATCAGCGGCGCGTAATCGTCGATGCTGCCCGCGACCGGCTCCAGGTCGATGCTGGCGTGGCTGATGCGCTCGCGGTTCAGCAGCGGTTCCAGGTGCGCCCAGAAGCCGCTGTTGCAGCCATAACCGTGCACGAGCAGCACGGGCACGCGGCTGCTGTCGCGGTGGACCGTCATGCGCGCGCAGCCGCGCGGCACGTGCCAGGACGTCACCAGCATGCTGGCCCAGAATTCCTCGGCCAGCATGCGCACGCGTGCCGCCGGTCCGAGACGGTACTCGGGCGGCGTGTCACTCGCCGCGCGCGCGGCCATGGCAAAATTGTTCATGTTGATCGCGAGGCGCACCACGACGACGGCGCCGGCACCCGCCAGCAGCGCGCCCCACGCCGGCACGCCCCGGTGCAGCAGCGCCCACGCGATCGACAGCGCCGCGCCCAGCTGCACGAGCAGGACAAGGCGCAGCAACGTGCGGGCGCTGGCCATGATCACACAGGCCGCGCGGCCGGCCGTCCCGTGAGGGATTGCGCCAGATCGCTGGCGAGGCGTGCCGTGATGCCGTAGATAGACAGCTGCGGATTGGCGCCGATCGACGTCGGGAACAGCGAGCCGTCGTGCACGGACACGTTGGCGATGCCGCGGTAACGGCCATCCGGTCCCGTCACCCCGTCGCGGTCGCCCATCGCGCAGCCGCCCATCACGTGCGCCGACACGACGCGCGTCAGGTGGCGCTCGAACGGCAGCGCGGCAATGCCGGCCTTCGCCTCGTTCCAGCTCGCGTAGCGCGGCGCCCGTTCGTGCGCGACCTGCACGCCGGTGGCGCCGGCCGCGAACTGGATCTCGGCCATCGTCAGCAGGGCGCGCCGGGTGCCGTCCCACACCGGATCGTTCAGCGGGTAGTCGAGCACGGGCGAGCCGTCCCCGTTCAGGCCCACGGTGCCGCCCTGCGACTCAGCATGAAAGCCGTCGCGCAGCAGCGCCAGCATGCCTTGCAGGTGCGGGAAGTGGCGCATCATCTCCGCGTGCTCGCGGCCGAAGCCCTGCATCGTCGTCGCCAGCAGCACGGGGTGCAGCGGCGGCGCTTCGAGCTTGAAGCCGAGCGGGCCATCGATCGCCTGCGTGTGCAGGAAATGGTCCGAATAGACCGTCTGCGGCGCGCCCGCGTACCCGTCGACGCGCTGCGGGAACAGCGCCGCCGACACGAGCGTCGGATGCAGGAACGTGCGCTTGCCCAGTTGCCCGCCGGGGTCCGGCGCTTTGGAACGCAGCAGCAGCGCCGGCGTGTTGATGGCGCCGCCGGCCAGCACGTAATGGCGCGCGCGCAGGCGCAGGCGGCGGCCCGTGGCGTGCAGGCCGGCCGCATCGAGCAGCGTGCAATCGAGGCCGTCGGCCTGGTCGCCCTTCAGTACGAGCCGTTCGGCGCGGGCGCGCGTGACGAGGGTGGCGCCGTGGTCGAGCGCGGACGGGATCGTCGTCACGAGCATCGACTGCTTCGCGTTCGTCGGACAGCCCATGCCGCAATAGCCGAGGTTCCAGCAGCCGTTGACGTTGCGGCGGATGAGGCCCGTCGGGATGCCGAGCTTTTCCGCGCCGCGCCGCAGCAGGTCGTTGTTCTCGTTGGGCGCGCCGGGCCAGTCGGCCACGTGCAGCCGCGCTTCCATCAGCGCGAACCACGGTGCCAGCTCGGCCTCGCCATACGTCGACAGGCCGAAACGCTGCTGCCAGAACGCGAGCGTCGCCGGCGGCGTGCGGAAGCTCGACGTCCAGTTCACAGTCGTCGAGCCGCCCACCGTGCGGCCCTGCAGGATGTTGACGCCCTTGTCGCGCGTCTTGCGCGCGGCCGATTCCTGGTACAGCGCCGGGTACGCGTCCGCTTCGCGCATCTTGAAGTCGCGCGACGATTTCAGCGCGCCCTCTTCCACGACGATCACGGACAGGCCGGACAGCGCGAGGATCTCCGCCGTCACGCCGCCGCCCGCGCCGCTGCCGACGATGACGACGTCGGCGTCCAGGGCGCGGTCGGCGGTCTCGCGCGCGCCGTCGATGATCTTCCAGCCGCGCGCGAGGCCGGCAGCGATGGGATCGGGAATCACGGCCTGGTTGCTCATGCCAACTCCTTCAACGGGCCGGGATAGCCGATCGCGTCCCAGTGCGCGGGCTCGCTGTACCAGGCGCCCAGCACAAGGTCGTGCAGCGCCGCGTAGGCGGTGCGCAGCAGCGACAAACGGTGCACGCGCCAGTCCTGCAGAAACGCGGCGACGTCTGCCTCCTTTGCTGCGGCCCAGCCGTCCGGAATACCCGTCAGCAGGCGCCGCGCCGGGCCGAGCGCGAGCAGGCCGAACAGGTCCTGCACTTCCTGCTGGGCCAGAAGCGGCAGGCCGAGGATGGTCTGGTGCACGCGCGCCGTTGTCGCGGCGATGGCACGGGCCCGGTCGGCGTGCGCATCCGGCAAGGCGCCGGACACGATGACGGCGACGATGGCGTCGAGCGCGGCGCGGGCCTCGCCGTCGAGCACGAAGCCGCGCGGGGGCGCCGGATGGGTGTACCGGTACCAGCCGCCGCCCGCGGCCAGCAATGCCGCCGACAGCAGGCCGGCCTTCAGGAAGGTTCTGCGGGTTGTCTCCATGCCTACCCTTTGTATGTGTTTTTCAAAGTGTAAGCGAAAGAACAGGTCAGGCGACCAACTCGGACTAGAGCAAGCCGTCTAGGAATCCTGCCCCGTGGATTTCATCATCTGGCGGGCAATGCCGCGCAGGATATTGACTTCTTCCGTTTCCAGCTGCGTGCGCGCGAACAGGCGCTTCAGGCGCGGCATCAGCTTTTTCGGGTTGCTGGCGTTGAGGAAGCCGATCGCGACCAGCGCCTCTTCCAGATGGGCGTACATGCCCTCGATCTGCGCGACGCTCGCCGTCTCGCCGTGGAAGCCGATGCCTTCCTGCGTGCGGCTCAGTTGAGCATTATCGCCTTGCGCCGCCAGCCGGCATTCGTAAGCGAGCACCTGGGCGGCCTGGGACAGGTTCAGCGACGAATATTCCGGGTTGGCCGGAATGTTGATCAGCACGTTGCACTGCTCGACGATCTGGTTCGGCAGGCCGAAGCGCTCGTTGCCGAGAATCAGGGCCGGACGCAATTCTTGCGCACCGGCCGCATGCGCGGAAAATTCGCGCGGCGCCCACACGGGCGGCGAGAACTCGCGCAGCCGGGCCGAGACGGCCGCCGCGAAATTGCATCCGTCCAGCGCCTCGCCGATGGAATCGACGATCCGCGCGCCCTGCAGCACGTCGATGGCGCCGCTGGCGAAGGCGACCGCCTCCGGGTCGTGCAACGGGTCGTTGCAGCGCGGGGCGACGAGCACGAGGTCGGAAAATCCCATCGTTTTCATGGCGCGCGCCACCGAGCCGACGTTGCCGGCGCGGCTCGTCTCCACCAGCACGAAGCGTAAACGTTTGAAAAGAGAAGAGACAGTTTCGGTCGGGTTCATTTAAAATAACGCCATCGCGCGGTGACGAGCGTTGAAATGCGGGCAAGAAGCTCGCGATTTTAACGGCTTCGGCACCGCTTTGCTCTTTAATTATTTCTCGTTCAGATCGTTCACGGCGCCCTTGCGCGGTGGGCGTCAGCATTTTTTTACGGAAGCCCTCTATGCATCCCATGCTCAACACGGCCATCAAGGCCGCCCGCCGCGCCGCGACCGTCATCAACCGCGCATCGTTCGACCTCGACCGCATCACCGTCAGCGAAAAGAGCCACAACAACTTCGTGACCGACATCGACCAGGCGTCGGAACAGGCGATCGTCGAAACCCTGCTGAAAGCCTACCCCGACCACGCCATCCTCGGCGAAGAATCGGGCCCCACCGCGAACCTGAACGACGACAGCGAATACGTCTGGATCATCGATCCGATCGACGGCACCACCAACTTCCTCCACGGCTACCCGAACTACTGCATCTCGATCGCGCTGCAACAGCGCGGCGTGATCACGCAGGCCGTCATCTATGACCCGGTCCGCAACGACCTGTTCACCGCCACCAAGGGCGCCGGCGCCTACCTGAACGACAAGCGCATCCGCGTGCGCAATCCGGACCGCATCAACAAGGCACTGATCGGCTCCGGCCACGGCGCCGAGCCGCGCGACCTGGCCGAATACCTGCGCATGTACGAAGTCGTCGCCCCGCGCTGCCACGGCCTGCGCTCGAGCGGTTCGGCCGCACTGGAACTGGCGAACGTGGCCGCCGGCCGCGTCGACGGCTACTTCGAAAAGAACCTGAAGATCTGGGACATCGCCGCCGGTTCGCTGCTCGTGACCGAGGCGGGCGGCATCGTCGGCGAGTTCAACGGCGAGTCCGAATACCTGAACAAGGGCGACATCATCGCCGCCGGCCCGAAGGTCTTCGCCGGCATGGTCGCGCTGCTGAAGCCCTTCGCCTGAGCGGCGTCGCGCCGTTTCGCGTAAAATACACCCTGTGTAAGTCCGGGGAATGCCGCGGGCCTTGCTGGCCGCGCGGCTTTCCCGCCACAGGCGGCGTTGTCGGCCTGTCAAGATTGCCTCCGGCACCCACGAGGTGCCGCGCCCCCGCTTCCACCG includes:
- a CDS encoding TonB-dependent receptor domain-containing protein, encoding MKTRRKHKRARAHHTTTMSALLIAANLGCHASAQEADAPKVEETKVIVTGTRLASRGFLAPTPVTTVDAQELRLAGTQNLEVMLSDTPQFTANQLSSPTANTVQPGQPSGTSTLNLRNLGPTRNLVLVNGRRFAITGPDFTTDVNTVPAALVKRVETVTGGSSAVYGSDAISGVVNFILRDNFEGVEINAQRSVDQPTRTPNDSVDLTVGGNFGGGRGNVVVSVNYMDRDGFTRGERGGWALPSMGDGCVTASSWSSTRPGTPLAVPAGQTCVSAGGRPGLIFSGSSNVPTGRIGNLPVVGSAASNPALNAALIAAGLQNMSTLGAIFDPTGRTVRPYAAPGDAYDLGPLSYMVTPQKRWMSNAFAHYDFSDRATGYMEAHFSSNSASVQIGPTSASGNFLFNTNNPYLSPQMQEVLRQLDLRETGTTRVTNGTSSLTTTPGDGLAVLNYNRRFSDLGGRVADTDHQVYRIALGLRGSLPDVSDRWLRDLKYDVYYTKARTTETQDQAGSISLSRFQNAILAQNGAAPVLNPFGQNLTEASANAISVASKSKITAEQNVLAGNVAGSLMDVPAGAIDFSTGFERRYAYSAYSPDVFLASGDVSGWNAARATKGSTTVKEVYGEVRVPLLADKPFAKSLSVSGAFRRSDYDVASVGKVWTSSIGSEWAPTRALTFRAQKQKSIRAPNVGELFGGQGTNGPTATDPCSSRAPLAQQTQAVRVLCEATGVPANLVFDPAVQPSPFITQVVGGNPDLSAETSHTVTVGAVFMPPSVKGLQLSVDWYRITVDDAISTLGGGGIQSVLDLCYNTIRNAASVYCRAINRDPITGQIAAPTYVMTTNANIGGIATRGVDLAGHYNFTRDGIQWTLDSNWTYVNALTFTPIQDLPTLKNRCVGTWGATCGQPVPRWKGTTRISMKRGPLLLSARARYTGPVTVDSYALAANPPALESLTNPKIKSYTWLDLTAGWEFSRMVNLTGGVRNVLDKDPPILGSSQLPSNNTIPATYDTLGRQLFVTLNVKL
- a CDS encoding DeoR/GlpR family DNA-binding transcription regulator; amino-acid sequence: MINKRRNRLLKLLDERKAATVHELVESLDASPSTIRRDISWLAARNLIHRTRGGAETSPQKKRLGGLANDTFADNLRANAARKYAIARHAAALCDDGETIIINGGTTTFMMADFLADRSLKIMTNSFLMADRLLATSQNEVLIPGGTVYRDENVILSPFDNDATGDQYASKMFMSVSGLSMLGLVETDPLLIRAEKRLIGQAEKLIVLVDSSKFARRAGLILCSLKQVHTVITDSDVADLSVQWLEQAGVKVIVVTPEVPPERHCIALDGAHLGLQGAMCTMLA
- a CDS encoding inositol monophosphatase family protein, whose amino-acid sequence is MLNTAIKAARRAATVINRASFDLDRITVSEKSHNNFVTDIDQASEQAIVETLLKAYPDHAILGEESGPTANLNDDSEYVWIIDPIDGTTNFLHGYPNYCISIALQQRGVITQAVIYDPVRNDLFTATKGAGAYLNDKRIRVRNPDRINKALIGSGHGAEPRDLAEYLRMYEVVAPRCHGLRSSGSAALELANVAAGRVDGYFEKNLKIWDIAAGSLLVTEAGGIVGEFNGESEYLNKGDIIAAGPKVFAGMVALLKPFA
- a CDS encoding TIGR00730 family Rossman fold protein produces the protein MKSIAVYCGASLGADPVYADAARGLARALVEHNIGLVYGGGKVGLMGVIADEVLRLGGDATGVIPRHLVEREVGHAGLTRLFVVKDMHERKAMMSDLAEGFIAMPGGMGTLEELFEMVTWAQLGIHAKPIGLLNVNGFYDGLAAFVDHLVGTGFVRPAHAALLLRDADPDALIRRLSQA
- a CDS encoding lipase family alpha/beta hydrolase, which translates into the protein MASARTLLRLVLLVQLGAALSIAWALLHRGVPAWGALLAGAGAVVVVRLAINMNNFAMAARAASDTPPEYRLGPAARVRMLAEEFWASMLVTSWHVPRGCARMTVHRDSSRVPVLLVHGYGCNSGFWAHLEPLLNRERISHASIDLEPVAGSIDDYAPLIEARVQALCAATGAAQIAIVAHSMGGLAARAWIRAHGSACVARLITLGTPHHGTVLANLGLGANAAQMRRDSAWLRDLAAGDTQDVRSRIVSIYTHHDNIIAPQDSSLLPGARNVAFGGVGHVALGSNPRVLAEVLRVLRELQLVHA
- a CDS encoding TetR/AcrR family transcriptional regulator, with translation MQQKAPRRTRERILELSLRLFNEFGEPNITTTVIADEMNISPGNLYYHFRNKDDIVNSIFVQFEAEIERMLTVPAGRRSNMEDVWLYLHLMFELIWKYRFFYRDLNDLLSRNRKLELHFKAILAHKIKVARQLCEDLRSEGSLEAGDAQIGAMATNMVVVATYWLSYEYVRNPRKYSEQQAIADALARGCYQVLSMLGPYLRGETLALFQRLSDDFLAKLPPEST
- a CDS encoding RNA methyltransferase, giving the protein MNPTETVSSLFKRLRFVLVETSRAGNVGSVARAMKTMGFSDLVLVAPRCNDPLHDPEAVAFASGAIDVLQGARIVDSIGEALDGCNFAAAVSARLREFSPPVWAPREFSAHAAGAQELRPALILGNERFGLPNQIVEQCNVLINIPANPEYSSLNLSQAAQVLAYECRLAAQGDNAQLSRTQEGIGFHGETASVAQIEGMYAHLEEALVAIGFLNASNPKKLMPRLKRLFARTQLETEEVNILRGIARQMMKSTGQDS
- a CDS encoding GMC family oxidoreductase — encoded protein: MSNQAVIPDPIAAGLARGWKIIDGARETADRALDADVVIVGSGAGGGVTAEILALSGLSVIVVEEGALKSSRDFKMREADAYPALYQESAARKTRDKGVNILQGRTVGGSTTVNWTSSFRTPPATLAFWQQRFGLSTYGEAELAPWFALMEARLHVADWPGAPNENNDLLRRGAEKLGIPTGLIRRNVNGCWNLGYCGMGCPTNAKQSMLVTTIPSALDHGATLVTRARAERLVLKGDQADGLDCTLLDAAGLHATGRRLRLRARHYVLAGGAINTPALLLRSKAPDPGGQLGKRTFLHPTLVSAALFPQRVDGYAGAPQTVYSDHFLHTQAIDGPLGFKLEAPPLHPVLLATTMQGFGREHAEMMRHFPHLQGMLALLRDGFHAESQGGTVGLNGDGSPVLDYPLNDPVWDGTRRALLTMAEIQFAAGATGVQVAHERAPRYASWNEAKAGIAALPFERHLTRVVSAHVMGGCAMGDRDGVTGPDGRYRGIANVSVHDGSLFPTSIGANPQLSIYGITARLASDLAQSLTGRPAARPV